One window from the genome of Jiangella alba encodes:
- a CDS encoding glycosyltransferase — MKLPVGRVRRLVKKVLPQAYLDDVARRRRIASAIRASGLFDAAWYREQLPEPIPSGVDPIDHYVTAGSSTDISPNPCFVSEWYRDHPKSPKKLDVAPFIHYINRGIARGLSPHPLFDPEFYTERHPGAAAHRGGPLGHYLETGWKTGAQPSAAFDVEVYTSNFGDVQGAPLADFARRTRRLMQDTHGWEHLPRTADSFDHEAAEAFKRRVVADYAGRGEEPPLVTVVIPTKDRRAGVLTAIESVVAQTYRHWQLIVVDDGSTDGTAEAIEPLLADERIELVRRDRAGGVSVARNAGLAQARGEYVAYLDSDNVWTPDFLEVMVAFVRTRSLRFGYAVSELVEEKKNGRVGYRSLPYNRAALLERNFIDCIVVLHERSLLDEVGAFDENLRRNVDWDLFIRMSAVTDFELAPFVATVYDAWEQRSDRITINELFGYRFVIRAKHLVDWSAVDAGLAARPPGSVSVVIHAGDDAQAVTATVERLLDDAGDDLEVIVVDAKATEAEAMRLQFLPIRYPNVRVLRQTQRLSTELSRTIGAAESTGETVVFLTPSTWVEPGWLEPLTTVLADGAAAAQPLVLLRDGTVWSAGVAFARGAHPHNLYRNFAGDAPEVVAPSTPAALTPVALAVRAADFAAVRGFDPLFVNDIDNPDLSLRLARETGRPLRYVPDAMVALAETPERRTTASATTTATDNQELFTGRWKETVAQDDVAVWGERGYAIVGYDGAAPTHWGFDPIVVHDRPERPLRWAIKIGAPDVTRRTNWGDWHYAIGLKEALERLGHEAVIDAKRAWYRPTSRFDDVALVLRGVSVYTVNPQQTNLSWVISHPERVTRRELASYDAVFAASTGLARRMSTDLGAPVRPLLQATDQYRFHPVPADPRRRNDVLFVGNARGMRASVGAALSAGIVPSVYGVRWRGLLPEGAWLGQYIPNEDLPAVYAGAGVVLNDHWDDMKAEGLISNRLFDLAACGARVVTDDVPGLHDVFGDVVLTYSTPQELAAAVNLQLAETPERAAEREKLSELVRREHSFDARAEELVETVRKLQAERELA, encoded by the coding sequence ATGAAACTGCCGGTCGGCAGGGTCCGTCGATTGGTCAAGAAGGTGCTGCCGCAGGCGTACCTCGACGACGTCGCGCGGCGCCGCCGCATCGCCTCCGCCATCCGCGCCAGCGGCCTGTTCGATGCCGCCTGGTATCGCGAGCAGCTGCCCGAGCCGATCCCGTCCGGGGTCGACCCGATCGACCACTACGTCACGGCCGGCTCGTCCACCGACATCTCGCCGAACCCGTGCTTCGTCAGCGAGTGGTACCGCGACCACCCCAAGAGCCCGAAGAAGCTCGACGTCGCGCCGTTCATCCACTACATCAACCGCGGCATCGCCCGCGGGCTGTCGCCGCACCCGCTGTTCGACCCCGAGTTCTACACCGAGCGGCACCCCGGCGCCGCCGCCCACCGCGGCGGCCCGCTCGGCCACTATCTCGAGACCGGCTGGAAGACCGGCGCCCAGCCCAGCGCCGCGTTCGACGTCGAGGTCTACACCTCGAACTTCGGCGACGTGCAGGGCGCGCCGCTGGCCGACTTCGCCCGCCGCACCCGCCGGCTCATGCAGGACACCCACGGCTGGGAGCACCTGCCGCGCACCGCCGACAGCTTCGACCACGAGGCCGCCGAGGCGTTCAAGCGCCGCGTCGTCGCCGACTATGCCGGGCGCGGCGAGGAGCCGCCGCTGGTCACCGTCGTCATCCCGACGAAGGACCGGCGCGCGGGCGTGCTCACCGCCATCGAGTCCGTCGTCGCGCAGACGTACCGCCACTGGCAGCTGATCGTCGTCGACGACGGCAGCACCGACGGCACCGCCGAGGCCATCGAGCCGCTGCTGGCCGACGAACGCATCGAGCTGGTCCGCCGCGACCGCGCCGGCGGCGTCTCCGTGGCCCGCAACGCCGGCCTGGCACAGGCCCGCGGCGAGTACGTCGCCTACCTCGACAGCGACAACGTGTGGACGCCCGACTTCCTCGAGGTCATGGTCGCGTTCGTGCGCACCCGGTCGCTGCGGTTCGGCTACGCCGTCTCCGAGCTGGTCGAGGAGAAGAAGAACGGCCGCGTCGGCTACCGGTCGCTGCCGTACAACCGCGCGGCGCTGCTGGAGCGCAACTTCATCGACTGCATCGTCGTCCTGCACGAGCGGTCGCTGCTCGACGAGGTCGGCGCGTTCGACGAGAACCTGCGCCGCAACGTCGACTGGGACCTGTTCATCCGCATGTCCGCGGTCACCGACTTCGAGCTGGCGCCGTTCGTCGCCACCGTCTACGACGCTTGGGAGCAGCGCAGCGACCGCATCACCATCAACGAGCTGTTCGGCTACCGCTTCGTCATCCGGGCCAAGCACCTGGTCGACTGGTCCGCCGTCGACGCCGGGCTGGCCGCGCGCCCTCCGGGATCGGTGTCCGTCGTCATCCACGCGGGCGACGACGCGCAGGCCGTCACCGCCACCGTCGAGCGGCTGCTCGACGACGCCGGCGACGACCTCGAGGTCATCGTCGTCGACGCGAAGGCGACCGAGGCCGAGGCCATGCGGCTGCAGTTCCTGCCCATCCGGTACCCGAACGTGCGGGTGCTGCGGCAGACCCAGCGGCTGTCGACGGAGCTGTCGCGGACCATCGGCGCCGCCGAGTCCACCGGCGAGACCGTCGTCTTCCTCACGCCGTCGACGTGGGTCGAGCCGGGCTGGCTCGAGCCGCTGACCACCGTGCTCGCCGACGGCGCCGCGGCCGCTCAGCCGCTGGTGCTGCTGCGCGACGGCACGGTGTGGTCGGCCGGCGTGGCGTTCGCCCGCGGCGCGCACCCGCACAACCTCTACCGGAACTTCGCCGGCGACGCGCCCGAGGTGGTCGCGCCGTCGACGCCGGCCGCGCTGACCCCCGTCGCGCTCGCCGTCCGGGCCGCCGACTTCGCCGCCGTCCGCGGCTTCGACCCGCTGTTCGTCAACGACATCGACAACCCCGACCTCAGCCTGCGACTGGCCCGCGAGACCGGCCGTCCGCTGCGCTACGTCCCCGACGCGATGGTCGCGCTGGCCGAGACGCCGGAGCGGCGCACCACCGCGTCGGCCACGACCACCGCCACCGACAACCAGGAGCTGTTCACCGGCCGCTGGAAAGAGACCGTCGCGCAGGACGACGTCGCGGTCTGGGGCGAGCGCGGCTACGCCATCGTCGGTTACGACGGCGCGGCGCCCACCCACTGGGGCTTCGACCCGATCGTCGTGCACGACCGCCCGGAGCGGCCGCTGCGCTGGGCCATCAAGATCGGCGCGCCCGACGTCACCCGGCGCACCAACTGGGGCGACTGGCACTACGCCATCGGCCTCAAGGAGGCGCTCGAGCGGCTCGGCCACGAGGCCGTCATCGACGCCAAGCGGGCGTGGTACCGGCCCACCAGCCGGTTCGACGACGTCGCGCTGGTACTGCGCGGGGTCAGCGTCTACACGGTGAACCCGCAGCAGACCAACCTCTCCTGGGTCATCAGCCACCCCGAGCGGGTCACCCGCCGCGAGCTGGCCTCCTACGACGCCGTCTTCGCCGCGTCCACCGGCCTGGCCCGGCGGATGTCCACCGACCTCGGCGCGCCGGTGCGGCCGCTGCTGCAGGCCACCGACCAGTACCGCTTCCACCCCGTCCCCGCCGACCCGCGCCGCCGCAACGACGTCCTGTTCGTCGGCAACGCGCGCGGCATGCGGGCCTCGGTGGGCGCCGCGCTGTCGGCGGGCATCGTGCCGTCCGTCTACGGCGTGCGCTGGCGCGGCCTGCTGCCCGAGGGCGCCTGGCTGGGCCAGTACATCCCCAACGAGGACCTCCCCGCCGTCTACGCCGGCGCCGGTGTCGTGCTGAACGACCACTGGGACGACATGAAGGCCGAGGGGCTGATCTCCAACCGGCTGTTCGACCTCGCCGCCTGCGGCGCCCGCGTCGTCACCGACGACGTCCCCGGCCTCCACGACGTCTTCGGCGACGTCGTCCTCACCTACTCGACGCCGCAGGAGCTGGCCGCCGCCGTGAATCTGCAGCTCGCGGAGACCCCCGAACGGGCCGCCGAGCGGGAGAAGCTGTCCGAGCTGGTGCGGCGCGAGCACTCGTTCGATGCCCGGGCCGAGGAGCTGGTCGAGACGGTGCGCAAGCTGCAGGCCGAGCGCGAGCTGGCCTGA